AGAAAGAACACCATGACTCCAGTCACCAGTTAACACAGCAAAAAGCAATGATGAGGGGACGTCACCTGTCCTCACTCATGTCAGTCATATTACGTACATATGACATGAGGGAATCCACAGCGTCATCAACTCAGACCACAACTCAAAGTCATTTCCATCAGAGTTGCACGATTTCCTCTGTTATTGTGAATGCATTAGATAATATGATGTGATTCACTGCTCTTTATGCAATTACAATCACTACTTTTTAACCTAAATATCTATTATAGATTCCATATCCAGGGCCGGATTAAATGGAGAGACTACTCTATTTATTCAGGGCCCCCCATacaaacattttgatatttggtgaacaaaaaaattacttaaatgcCACATGGTTACTATAACACTCATTAATTTAGTTAGCCACAGCTTCTTTCTCCTTAAGACCAGAGTAATACATGTAAAGGGATTATGTGATCAAGATACAAAAAAATGGTGACTGTATTCTGacaaagttacagaaaaaaagatgtgattagattacagatacattcagtacaAAAGGGATTACTAAGAGGCGTGATGAATGATAAACTGACTGAAACCATGATCACGTGCACATGTGACAACACTTCTAGAGTCTTGAGGTATTCTgttaagattaaataaaagtcatgtcatctatatttcttttctcttttctttgcatTTGCATAGCCTATGTTTAGTattgaagtaatccaaaagtaacagaaagtaatcaaattacatcactttaataTTGTTATACTTGGATTATGCTACAGactgcatttttttaacagGTCATTTGTAACTgtatctgaatacatttttcattcaagtaaccctcccaaccctgctgaataataataataataataataataatgtaacatGTATAACACAATGTACATATTGTATGTCAGAAATATGAATGATGATCACAGACAATGATGTCATATTAAATTCCATAAGTGCTTTGTCAGATTTCTTTCCTTGACAGTTCACATCTTGACATCAATCAATAGTACCATCATGGGAGGAGGGGCCCAAATCTCATTGAGAATTCTGAAGAAAAAATTTCCCCTGTATGTATGAAGCATGTTTAACCATTTCTCTTCCAGTCAGTCTCCTCCCTCACCTGTCGAAATTTCGACTATAAATTAACCCAAGACATGAGACCAAATATGCTCACTTTACTCTTCAGCAACATCTTTACCCTGAagacctctcctctctgcctccagaAGACTTCAGTAGCCTGTCCACCTGCAACGCCATGACTCCTCGGTCTCTCCTCATGTGCGTCCTGGTCCTCCAGTCTTTCCTCTGCACCGTCTTGTGCAGCCCTTTGTGCAACAACCCGTGCTGCCGCTTCGTGGAGGGCTTTCCTGTCAGGCTGAAGACGCTCAGAGAGAACTTCTCACACATCCGAGACTTCTACGTGAGTAAAAGCGCAGCACTCACTCTGCACCGACCTCGACAGTTAGTGCAGCATCATTTGGAGACATCCTCATCGCCCATATGTGGCCGTGtagctcctgtctgtctccaggtgatgctgactgtgtgtctgtctgcctcacaGCACACTGAACacaagcttttttttcctccttctgttTGCAGGAAGCAAACGATAATTTGGACACAGCGCTTCTCGACCAGAGCGTGGAGGAATCTCTCAAAGTAAGTTTCACTTTTAATTcatcattaaaagaaaacatggttccctaaataaagaaacagcagACTTTGAAAGAGTTAAAGGAGACTCGTATAACCAGGCTGGTgcttccctctccttctccagaCGCCGTTCGCCTGCCACGCCATGAACAGCATCCTGGACTTCTATCTGGGCACGGTGCTGCCGACAGCCCTGGCCGATGAGACGGAGGACACCAGGGACTTAAAGCCTCACATGCAGTCCATCCAGCAGATCTTCGATCAGCTCAAGACTGATGTCCACACATGTGTGAGTATCTGAAACGCGTGTTACTCCTACACGAGAATAAAGATGCAAATACGCACCGATTACGCGCAGCAGAAGGCTCCGGCACACTCAGTGCGcagagagatgagatgagatggtTCTGTTGTCTTTCTGCAAAACGTCTCAGGGTAAATAAGTGAGGGAGAGAAGTAAATTCGACCTCCATGTTATGTAACATAATGGTCCTGGAGGTTCCTGACATATAGTTTTCTCTTACTGCACTGAAACGTTACATTTGAACACGTTTGGGGCGACCTGTTGCTCACACTGTAGGCAAGTAGAAGTCAGTTCAGCATCCTGTGGTTTGGGCTTCATCCAAAAGACCTGTTGAAAGATTCTACACACTTTTTGACATGAGACAAATGGCTGTCAGACAGTCGGGGAAAAGTTCAGAGATGGCTCATAGGAGAGATCACAATGTTGCCTCAGTCAGTGATTCTTTTACCACAGCGGCGTGCATAACCGTGCATCATCCAGTTCTTGCAAaaggggaagagaaagaaaggaagacaTGGTGCACAGACTAAGTTCCTTACACCAACTCTGCCCCTGTATCAGTCACCACTCTTGTCATGTATTGACAGATGAGATAATGATCGCTTCATTTATTGGCTGCTGTCTGGGGGGGGTAAATTCAGGGCATGTAAGCCTCATAAAAGTTTGAAACCTTTGTGGTAacttcatctttctcttcttcctcttacAGAGACATTACTTCTCCTGCAAAAAAACGTTTGACATCACAAGCCTAAACTCTACTTACACTCAGGTGAGTGCCAAGATTTAACtgcaaaaatatgaaatcatgATGGCCTACAGCATATATGTGTGCATGCTTGCATTTTTGATGGTTTTAATAAAGTGAGCCATGTGTCTGTCCACAGATGGAGAGTAAAGGTCTATACAAGGCCATGGGAGAGCTGGATCTGCTGTTCAACTACATTGAGACATATCTGGCTTCCAAACGGCACGGAACACATGTGGCCTCCGCTTGAAGACCTGACAGACCTGACCCGTGACCTTGTTCATCtcagggaagaagaaaagacagaaaagtctTTCATCTTGCACTCTTTTGTATTTAAATCCGTTATTTTCTGTGGTATGAGTGTTGCCAGACgatgattttgatttgtgagCTTTCTGAGCTGATGTCTTTGTTGTTCTGAGACTTCCGTTTACTTTTTTGTCCTGAGGACAAGTTTCTAGACCATATTGAGTCCTACACATATGAAGTTACAACATACACTGCCACTTGAAAAATTGtgatatttattgtatttagtatatttattttgactGGATATGTATTTTTACAGACTAATAAATGAATTGTTGAACATGACAGACTCTTTTGAGTTCATTTCAGAGGATGATACAGCTGATAGAGCACTAATTACATCACatcctgcagagctgcagtctacatgtggGGAATCACTTGAGTGTAAAGTCAACAGGCTGTTGCACTAACCTCAAACGTGACCCGTATACACCACTTACCAGCAGAGGCCCTGCTGGATCTTAATTTACGGTAACTGTAACTAGCCAGCCTCACCCTTATGGCATATGCACACTTGCACAAACACTTACACGTGCAGTGCATGCAAAAGCAATCACACTTGACATATATAAAACAGAGCTAACACACAGGGTGAAATAGGGCAGTCCTACGTTTAGAAAATGGCtattacttttttattactATGACATTTCACCTTCTTCAAAGTGACAGAGGCAAAGACGTTAACTGGGCTTTTTTAAGTCAACTTAaatgagctcagaaaaacagcctgttttcagctttgtaaTAATCTGTTTTATAACTAATCCCAAAgggtttttaaatagtttattcaGCTAAAGAagtaggagaagaagaaattgtataaagtacaatatttgcttctgAAATGTagtcaagtaaaagtataaaatggaaaaatttgAGTTAAGTACCTTGAATATgtagtacttaagtaaatgtatgCATTTATGTTCCACCACTGAACCTGAACAACAAAAAGTTTCACAAAAACATGCTCTGCATCCTGAAATAATGTTTGAATGTAGGTAACTACATGCATTACTCTGACGGTGTCTGTCAGGTTCCTGACTTCACTAACTCCTGATTTGACTCAGGCCGTCACACTGAAACTACTCTAAGGACATTTTATCAGTCACTTGCTCAGTCACCGTGGGATGATCTGAAAAGTATCACTCTAGCAATGGCGGTACTTTATGCAAAAATATCATTCATAACATTTGTCTGATGGAGCATAATTATGTCATTTTGACCAATATTAATGGCAGTTGTCCTCATGGATGAACCGTGTTTATCATAGTTTGCTCCTTTAAAAATTCTCTGTTGATTCAGTCTCCTTAAAACTAGTGTTTATGTTTTGAACCGCCTGTCTGTTAACGTGCTGGTTAAGATCATATCTAGCTGTTATGAAATGACTAGATGCTTCTCTTCAGAGAACGATAGTTTCGAGGCGAGaggtgagaaaagaaaatgactcCATCATTGACGAATACGCCACCCAAAATGTGCAGCTGTAGTTCTCCGCATGGTAGGGGCTTGAAGGAATAGTGTGTAATCGCTTTTGAAAGATCTTGATAAATTGTTACTTTTAATATCTAAAATATGGATCTAACATGGCCAACTTCACCTCGATAGTTGACACCCATTGGGCTTACCCCCAAAAAACTTCAGTGCCCTCCTAATACCCAATACCTCAAAACAATATAGTAATGGCAA
This Pagrus major chromosome 6, Pma_NU_1.0 DNA region includes the following protein-coding sequences:
- the il10 gene encoding interleukin-10, producing MTPRSLLMCVLVLQSFLCTVLCSPLCNNPCCRFVEGFPVRLKTLRENFSHIRDFYEANDNLDTALLDQSVEESLKTPFACHAMNSILDFYLGTVLPTALADETEDTRDLKPHMQSIQQIFDQLKTDVHTCRHYFSCKKTFDITSLNSTYTQMESKGLYKAMGELDLLFNYIETYLASKRHGTHVASA